In Raphanus sativus cultivar WK10039 chromosome 5, ASM80110v3, whole genome shotgun sequence, the following proteins share a genomic window:
- the LOC108810930 gene encoding U-box domain-containing protein 52 codes for MEGNKPTRSLSEHLSIPPPPSPAVAVAINGKKKSKYVAFWALEKFIPEGFSDFKLIYVRPPVTYIPTPMGNAISISELRADVVSAYRQEVDWNTNETLRPYKKMFERRKVSVEILVLESHDPVAAIAEEIAGTRVTKLVIGMSLRGFFSRKIDMSSMIATAVPRFCTVYVVSKGKLASVRPSDSDASGTIRLERIERDSFTSGSTDSPSPRVPSDYQDFLSFVSEAQSRVSHFHPAAAKHLEVSSSAVVQMDTSSSETDQSEVSTGRAMQIVPRNGNEEKKSNTSNESFSASFPMGAEAYHAMSFASKWRDHEDRRSIMSSSSSNNHEIANMDWGAVVPENYSFVSNQASNMSEGLLSVHSMTDTNQVNLNFEIEKLRAELKHVQEMYAMAQTETVDASQKLTELNQRKYEESEKLMELKEKEEAAKDTASKEKQRYEETMKEAEKVKELMMKEALRRREAEIKAERDSKEKDKLQASLVSPGIQYQHYSWEEIAAATSNFSEDLKIGMGAYGTVYKCNLHHTNGAVKVLHAGETQLSKQFDQELEILSKIRHPHLVLLLGACPERGCLVYEYMDNGSLDDRLMQVNDTPAIPWFERFRIALEVASALVFLHKSKPRPIIHRDLKPGNILLDHNFVSKLGDVGLSTMVNQDDASSKLTVFKKTSPVGTLCYIDPEYQRTGIISPKSDVYSLGIVILQLITAKPAIALTHMVEEAIGDDAEFMALLDAKAGPWPISETRELAALGLCCTELRRRDRPDLKDQIIPALERLRKVVDKAQNLIGRSPSGPPSHFICPLLKGVMNEPCVAADGYTYDREAIQEWLRENDTSPVTNLPLPNKNLLANYTLYSAIMEWKSNKK; via the exons ATGGAAGGTAACAAACCAACAAGATCATTAAGCGAACACTTATCTATACCTCCTCCACCATCTCCTGCGGTAGCTGTAGCCATTAAtggaaagaagaagagcaaaTACGTCGCGTTTTGGGCTCTTGAGAAGTTCATACCCGAAGGCTTCTCTGATTTCAAATTGATCTACGTTCGTCCTCCTGTCACTTACATCCCTACCCCAA TGGGGAATGCGATATCAATATCAGAGCTAAGAGCTGACGTAGTATCAGCTTACAGACAAGAAGTGGATTGGAACACAAACGAGACGCTCCGTCCTTACAAAAAAATGTTCGAAAGGAGAAAG GTGAGCGTAGAGATTCTGGTGCTGGAGTCACACGATCCTGTGGCTGCGATAGCTGAAGAGATTGCTGGAACCAGAGTCACCAAACTGGTTATAGGAATGTCTCTCCGCGGATTCTTCTCAAGAAAGATTGATATGTCTTCTATGATTGCAACTGCCGTTCCAAGATTCTGCACAGTCTATGTAGTCTCAAAGGGGAAACTAGCATCTGTGCGTCCTTCGGACTCGGACGCTAGCGGAACGATAAGGTTggagagaatagagagagacAGCTTCACGAGTGGCTCCACTGATAGTCCTAGTCCTAGAGTCCCTTCTG ATTACCAAGACTTTCTTTCGTTTGTTTCGGAAGCGCAATCCCGAGTCTCTCATTTCCACCCCGCTGCTGCAAAACATTTAGAGGTGAGCAGCAGCGCGGTGGTTCAAATGGATACGAGTTCTAGCGAGACTGACCAGTCGGAAGTGTCTACAGGGAGAGCAATGCAGATTGTACCGAGAAATGGtaatgaagagaagaagagtaacACTAGCAATGAGAGCTTTAGTGCATCGTTTCCAATGGGAGCTGAGGCGTATCACGCGATGAGCTTTGCTTCTAAATGGAGAGATCATGAGGACAGGAGATCGATCATGAGCTCGTCATCGAGCAACAACCACGAGATAGCCAATATGGATTGGGGAGCAGTGGTTCCTGAGAATTATTCTTTTGTTTCTAATCAAGCTTCTAACATGTCTGAGGGCCTCCTCAGTGTCCATTCCATGACCGATACTAATCAG GTGAATCTGAATTTCGAGATAGAGAAGCTGAGAGCCGAGCTGAAACATGTCCAGGAGATGTATGCTATGGCTCAAACAGAGACTGTTGATGCTTCTCAAAAG CTAACTGAGCTAAACCAGCGAAAATATGAGGAGTCGGAGAAGCTTATGGAGctgaaagaaaaggaagaagcagCCAAAGATACAGCTTCAAAGGAGAAGCAGAGGTACGAAGAGACGATGAAGGAGGCAGAGAAGGTTAAAGAACTCATGATGAAAGAAGCTTTACGTAGAAGAGAAGCTGAGATCAAAGCAGAACGTGATTCTAAAGAGAAAGATAAGCTCCAGGCTTCTCTAGTATCTCCAGGGATCCAATACCAACACTACTCATGGGAGGAGATAGCAGCCGCGACTTCAAACTTTTCTGAAGATCTCAAGATCGGAATGGGAGCCTATGGAACAGTTTACAAATGCAATCTGCATCACACAAACGGTGCTGTCAAGGTCCTTCATGCAGGAGAAACTCAGCTCTCTAAACAGTTTGATCAAGAG CTTGAGATCTTGAGCAAGATACGTCATCCTCACCTTGTCCTCCTCCTCGGGGCATGTCCCGAACGAGGCTGCCTTGTCTACGAATACATGGACAATGGAAGCTTAGACGACAGGTTGATGCAAGTGAACGACACACCTGCTATCCCTTGGTTCGAACGATTCAGGATCGCTTTAGAAGTCGCTTCAGCGCTAGTCTTCCTCCACAAGTCCAAGCCGAGACCAATCATTCACCGTGACCTCAAACCAGGTAACATCTTGCTTGACCACAACTTCGTCAGCAAACTAGGCGACGTTGGTCTCTCCACGATGGTTAACCAAGACGATGCTTCTTCTAAGCTAACCGTCTTCAAGAAAACAAGTCCCGTGGGAACGCTTTGTTACATCGACCCTGAGTATCAACGGACAGGGATCATCTCACCTAAGTCCGATGTGTATTCACTAGGGATTGTGATTCTTCAGCTGATAACAGCCAAACCAGCCATAGCCCTTACTCATATGGTGGAAGAGGCTATTGGAGACGATGCTGAGTTTATGGCATTGTTGGATGCGAAAGCTGGACCGTGGCCTATTAGTGAGACTCGTGAGTTAGCTGCTTTAGGGCTGTGCTGTACTGAACTAAGACGCAGAGATAGACCTGATCTTAAGGATCAGATCATACCAGCTTTGGAGCGACTTAGGAAAGTCGTTGACAAAGCTCAAAACCTTATCGGGAGATCTCCTTCTGGTCCTCCATCCCACTTCATTTGTCCACTTCTCAAG GGAGTGATGAACGAGCCATGCGTAGCTGCAGATGGGTACACGTACGATCGTGAAGCCATACAGGAGTGGCTGAGAGAGAATGATACGTCACCGGTGACAAACCTTCCGTTGCCTAACAAGAACCTTCTGGCTAATTACACTCTTTACTCAGCAATCATGGAGTGGaaatccaataaaaaataa
- the LOC130494398 gene encoding MADS-box protein AGL71-like, whose amino-acid sequence MVRGKIEIKRIENLTSRQVTFSKRRKGLLKKAHELSVLCDAQVAAVVFSQKGKLYEYGSSDMKKMMERCEIHRREYFHAERFQKEQQVQDLKNEITIMVNSIELLQRHCRRLMGQDLDSCSLEELKEITIQIEKSLTIVRSRKATLNEEEVRKLKAEIAGKRELLNERTRLHEMFEEKPLWMQSRNLESEKNASSSASENMHISNVETDLFIGLPRSRV is encoded by the exons ATGGTGAGAGGGAAGATCGAGATCAAGAGAATCGAAAACCTAACGAGCAGGCAAGTAACCTTCTCCAAGCGTAGGAAAGGTCTCCTTAAGAAGGCTCACGAGCTTTCAGTTCTATGCGATGCTCAAGTTGCAGCCGTTGTCTTTTCTCAGAAAGGCAAACTATACGAATACGGTAGCTCCGA catgaagaagatgatggaacGATGTGAGATACATAGAAGGGAATATTTTCATGCAGAGAGATTCCAAAAAGAGCAGCAGGTGCAGGATCTCAAGAATGAAATCACGATTATGGTGAACTCGATTGAACTTCTTCAACGTCATTGCCG GAGGCTGATGGGGCAAGATTTAGATTCTTGTTCTTTGGAGGAGCTCAAAGAGATAACTATTCAAATTGAGAAAAGCCTTACTATTGTTAGATCAAGGAAG GCTACGTTAAATGAGGAAGAGGTGCGGAAACTAAAAGCAGag ATTGCAGGAAAAAGAGAGCTGTTGAACGAGAGAACTAGGCTGCACGAAATG TTTGAAGAAAAGCCCTTGTGGATGCAGTCGAGGAACCTAGAGAGTGAGAAGAATGCATCTTCCTCTGCCAGTGAAAACATGCACATATCCAATGTCGAAACTGATTTGTTCATCGGATTGCCTAGAAGCAGAGTCTAA
- the LOC130494886 gene encoding zinc finger protein ZAT1-like: MLMKNCQVCKRSFSNGSALRGHMMSHTLKRSAPNAGSASGSTLPSLETSNKVGANFKPHETVLIRSNHTSKVGEPDRKRQEGGQEINGKRKTIAEEAVEEAGLVLVAMSKGQRPENSQNWNAIDRFLAAPNGKEEYHETDLDSDDDDDDDDNKDVKYKSVAELLAQNMETITEDSDEGVDSDADGETYLVAREKKCKKTFTCDICGKVLGSCQALGGHRASNKCKRLKVCDKNDQDRRYICGFCGRAFESGQALGGHTKCHFF, translated from the exons aTGTTAATG AAAAACTGTCAAGTATGCAAGAGGTCATTTTCAAATGGGAGTGCTCTAAGAGGGCACATGATGTCTCATACTCTGAAACGTTCTGCACCAAACGCAGGATCAGCGAGTGGGTCGACCCTTCCATCGCTAGAGACATCCAACAAAGTAGGAGCAAACTTTAAACCTCATGAAACGGTTTTGATTAGATCTAACCACACCAGCAAAGTTGGGGAACCAGATCGAAAGAGACAAGAAGGTGGACAGGAAATAAATGGCAAGAGAAAGACCATCGCGGAGGAGGCTGTTGAAGAGGCTGGTTTAGTTCTCGTAGCAATGTCCAAGGGACAGAGGCCAGAAAATTCTCAGAACTGGAATGCTATTGATCGTTTCTTGGCAGCTCCAAACGGTAAAGAAGAATATCATGAAACAGATTTAgattctgatgatgatgatgatgatgatgataataaaGACGTCAAATATAAGTCTGTTGCTGAGCTTCTCGCTCAAAACATGGAAACCATAACCGAAGACAGCGATGAAGGTGTGGATAGTGATGCTGATGGTGAAACATATTTGGTTGCGAGAGAGAAAAAGTGTAAGAAAACATTTACATGTGATATATGTGGAAAAGTTTTAGGTTCGTGTCAGGCATTAGGTGGTCATCGAGCGAGCAATAAGTGCAAACGGTTGAAGGTTTGCGACAAGAATGATCAAGACCGACGTTACATATGTGGATTCTGTGGCAGAGCATTTGAATCTGGTCAAGCACTTGGTGGTCACACAAAGTGTCATTTCTTCTAA